attttgtgagcataggacaaagttagcaaaattccctatgggcatttttggactttgtagggggcgctattccgccattctgcgtcgaccatgtgcgaccacccaaaaatatcgaatttcggatgaggccggacgtcggtgcaaaagtataagcattttcgcatttgggaaaggggcgaaattggggcacgaaatgtcggaataataataataataataataataataataataataataataataataatagacattacaatttcaatagggctttcgccaggcgacttgcagtcgccgctcgggccctaatgaTCTCTACAAGTGAGTGTGTTCAGACAGCCGGTGACAAATCTATTTCTTTCAGAACACAAAAAATACCAGAAATATCTGGGCTTCATTCATCTTAGAATAAACCCAAAGACAAGTCTGATTTCAGCAAAGCATTTCTGTTTTCAGTGCTTCTCTTAATGTGGTTTCAGAGAAACTCGACTGAGGAACTGAAATTAagtactattactattattttatatCAGAGTGAATTTGATGAGTTGATTAAGCAGTTAATTGATTGAGaaaaaattaatcagcaactatttagACAATCTAAtcgtttgtcattttttaagcaaaaatgcaaaaaaatagtAACTTCCAGTTTATCAAATGTGAgtatttaaagcttttctttgtcatatatatgatagaaaacactgaacattCCAGGTTTTGGATTGTTGGAAAATGAGACATCTGAAGAGGTGACTGAGGGggtctgacattttatagataacaCAATTAATTGAGAAACTAATCAGTAGATCaattaataatgacaataactgTTGGTTGCAGTCTTAATTTGATTGTTGAATTGACAGGACAATCGTCCAAATACGTGTTTAAAGGTCCAGGTAGACTTAAGAAGGAACAATTAATAAATGCAAAAATTTGAAATAGTAATCTTTGTAGGAAGGTTACACAAATAAATTCTAtatttgtgaaatgttaaaTCCTAATATTTTCTGTGATATCCACTAGTTTGACACTATGATCTTCACAAAGGCATCAGCACACAAATAAATAGTATACACTGTTGTTGTGCAACAGTAGATCATTATCAGTTCAATAATATAACTTGATATTGcaacagaatgaaaaaagaaacactgtactaaatttaaaaaggctTTCTTTAGTTATTTCGCAATAAACTGTGTACaaacagtctgctgctgctgagtccTGCACATCTGAGTAGAGAAGGTGTATTCTGTACACTTTATCCATTTTCCTGGAATGCATTCAAACCAGCTATTTTGAGGTCAAAGTCTCATGCCTGCATCCTTAAAACCAACACTACCAACCATCATACATTCTGGCATCAATCACATTTATGTTAAACTCATACAAATCACTGTAAATCCTTTTAGAAAACTTTCTCCTGCAAGGTTTTAATTTGCAAACTTTATGCAGCTTATGGTTCAACAAATCCCTCTGGAATCCAATATCAGAGTCTCTAATGACTTCAGCTGCATTACGAGACAAAATCCGCAGAGGCATTTTCTCCACACAGTTGtagaaaatgtctttgtagCGTAtagatttccaaaaaaaaaaaaaaaaaagagttgtgtATAAAAATAAGTAGGGTTGTCCAGAATATTGAACGTTAAATCAAAGACAAGCTTTTACATcaagttttattatttgtttaaaattaaGGTTTTTGAGGAAGCTTAAGGCAAAATttataattctgtttttttcttcttttaaaaggagaaaaaatccAAAGGCAAAATAGAACTGCTTCTACTTTACAAATATGTTATAATCAGCTGAAATTATTACACAACACTGTATGTTAAATAACACAAATGTGGGGGAAAGCGGTGAACTGCAGTACACAATATAGAGACATGCTGATTTGTGTTGGTGAGGCCACTGAGCAGAAACTGGGAAAATCCCAGTGAGTCACCTTTGATCTGGACAGTCCACATTCAATGAGCTGATCGTGATTGTGttaattatttgaattttaGTAATATTTTAGGATCTTGAAATTCCAGTATTCAtgcaatgcatcatatttttgtTGTTAGAGGACTTAATAGTCACCTTTACAGCCTTCTTATTTATTGCACATGGCCTCAGTCTCACCTGTATGTCACATCTTGATGATTTCAGTCTTACATTTACCATCATTATTATCAAATTTACTCAGAAACACCTTCGGTTAATTATTCAGTTCAACTTATCTTCATCTGATTATTTCTTTCCCTAAACTCCACAGAAGgttctgctttgttttcactGTGAGAGTTTGTGAAACCTCAACccgtgtgtgtgttagtgtgtgtgtgtgtgtgtgtgtgtgtgtgtgtgtgtgtgtgtgtgtgtgtgtgtgtgtgtgtgtgtgtgtgtgtgtgtgtgtgtgtgtgattttgggATATCTTTGCGTCAACATTACTCTCACCACAGTAGTGTTCATCTGATCCATCCTCACAGTCGGTTTGTCCATCACACACCTTCAGTCTCGGGATGCACGAACCATCGCTGCACCTGAACTCCAGCTGCTCCcggcaggcaggcagagagtGACCTGCAGCGCCTCAAACACGTGCAAACACAAAGTTTACTGTCAGTCGATAAGATAACTTGTCAAAGGCATCAGTACACATCATAATAGTATAGTATTGCATAATAAGTCAAGCAGAGAAAGAGTCTTTCACTTTCACAGCTTTTTATTTCCTATTGTCTAATATTTCTTGATGTCAGACAGGCGTGTTATTATCTTAATAAATATGGAGAGACAACAGTGGAAATAAGTTTATTGTTTTAACCCTCACAAACACTGATatgctgtgtttttataaatataccACGATATTCACAATAAATCAAACCAAaggcaaatatatatataaacaagaACAACTGAGCATTTTGCTGCTGAACATAATTTTATTTCTGAACTACACAGTATGTTATGAGGTGAGACTAAACTGAGAAAGGAATTACTGTATAAACAAAGCAACCTtctcatatttcacatttaaaccataaaaccaccaaaactgtataaaaactgaattaacTCCCATTAAATTAAACTGCTTCTGtccttttagtgtcaaactgtAATGAGTGATTTAATAAATAACATGCACAGTGGTTGCATTTTGtgccagttttgtttttattgtgttcttCCAGACACAATGTTCTAATGTGGactcattaattattattttttccatatATAGAAACCTCTTTCCAAAAATACATGGCTCATTATGTAGGGACTTTTTAAGCTTTCcattgacacatttacagtctagACATGAAATGAGTTGAAAGTGAAACAGCCATGCAGGCTTTAATATAAATGATGCAATATTTACTATACATTACATAATATATCGTAGCTTTTTAGAAACCAAGGAAACCATCTGATGAAGTTGGGTGCAGTTTGTAAACAGACGTCATTCAAACTAGCTGCAAAGTTTCAGTCCTTCCTTCAGTTTCCAGGAAGTGAAAATCACACAGATCATTAATCCGACATGTTTGCATGAATAATTCACGGGTCTCTCACCTAAAAATTGATGACAGATGATCGAGACGATCAGTATAGATAAAACTCTCAGGTGTCCCATGCTCGATGTCCtccactgctgctactgctgctgcagcgCGACGCACAAATATGACGCAAGAGCCGCGCGTGTCAGAATAAAGGTTATAAAAGaaagggaagagaaaagagagataagagaaaaaagagagtagAGTTTATCTAAAGACAAATTAATTTTCTTAACAAACTGTCTCATATCGAGGACTtgctgctatttttttttttttttaaagctaataCATATTTTATGCATTAAACCAAACTAAAGATATTAATAacttaaaacatgtatttaaggTCAGActctaaataaacaaataaataaacaatcaaacaaacaaataaatacattaaataaataataataataataatctagaTTAATTATGCAATCAAAGAAAGATCACTCCAAGAAGAAAGATACTTTGTAATATTATTTGGAATAAAACTAGGTCATAATATATTTGTATCCAACATGGCTGcgattacatttaaaaatcatgaATAACATTAATCAGACTGGTGTTTTTCTTTGACGTTTTGCTGATAGATGATAACTGTAGGCTACGAAGATGGCTATGAAGATGAATCATCACTCAACTTTGTTGATTTTggtctgttttttgttcatttctatCATTTGAACTTTCTGTTAAAGATGTTATGATATCTTTTGAATATAAAGattctaaaatgtattttattgttaatgtaatgattttaatgGGTAAGTTTCTGATTCACAAATGTCCTTTTTCAAAGAAATTATTCTTCCTGTTCTTTCATGACTTCAAGTTTGAAATCtctaaaaatctatttaaagcAAAACAAGTAAATCTACCATCGCTTATTATgacaattttaaaaacagagttgCCTTTATCTCGtgtgtcattattttattgtcattgtcctTGACCGTCTATCTTACTGTTACAagacaacattttaattaacaatGGTTAAAATTTGGACTGTTGTGACAATAAACATGTTATGATAAATTaagtttcaattaaaaaatctaaaagatTTTGAATGAAAAGCTGATGCTGTAATAGTCGAAATCGTCCATATCGACTTGTCTCTAAAAACAGGCATGATTCTCTCACTTGAAATCAATTATTTTACAATTATGGCACTTATTTAACTTCATGTTAATGCAGGCTCCTAAATTAATTTTGTTCTGCATTGGGCCCTTTCCATCTATTTTTAttcaacaaataaacacacagaatcTTTACAAACTCTGCTGGAGATAAAAGGTTCCCAAGTGAGCCACACCTGCTTTATCAGCGGGACCTTCAAATATGAAAATGCTGCCTTAAAGGacatgttcacaatttttcaagtctgtcttaaaacaacagtcaagtgctcaaatgaacattgaaacatgtttctcttgccataatcattcgtaatgtacttacaatgtaGGTGATATGGGCCaaaatctgtgcaaaaatgtatttaaaagagtatttaagctaatatgaagcttcagccatctaAATAAGTCAAATCAAGAAGATATATTTTGTCATGGTGATTCACCTCTTGCACTTGACTTACAATACTAATACAAGCTGATGCAGAGGAGTGAGCTGTGAAGAGTGGGGTAAATACCCTTTTACCTCTTTCTCACCAACTGCTGAGTTGTTGTAGCTAATGTATGCATGATTAGATCCAAACAGACAAGGCTATATGCTTCAGCATGaagatgttgtttgtttctctgtctggAACATACTGTTCAGATGTACAAATATGTGTCCTGTCACTAAGCATTTTAACCTTTCACAAGTTCAAGTTTCACAAGTATTTGTGCATATGCATACAATAACACCAAGACACCTAAACActtaaaaattgtgtttttcattttcaaaggtCAAGTAATTATTGATTTTACTATGTGATGGGAGATGATCCAGGCTTAACAACAGCAAGCACAACAGGTTTGAATTACAAGAAGGATTACATGATTTTCATCAACTCGAAACCCTGAAGTTTCCAAAGATAATTAACTAccaggaaattaaattaaatcataatCATTTTGTATCATGTTCCGTATTAACTTTTCCAGCTGTTTGAGAGCAACTttagtttgacatttgaaatgagACCACATGAACACACTCGGGGAGAAGCTGGTTCCTTGACCTTCAGCTTCTCTGAAGGTCTCGTCtttgtggtttattttcagGATCCAGATGCAGAAATATTTactaagactttttttttctgttccatTATGTACATCACTAACACACTGTCAACTCTACTCACACAGGCGACGCAGAAAACGTCTATATCATATGACGAGAATAACAAGctggacagaaaatgtaaacatggaACAAATTTTATTCACACTTTCTATTGTACAGGAtacaaccaacacacactgcagttcGGCCTCTGCAGCAGTTCTGAAGGAAGAAATGAGGTTGTTGATGCTCAAAGGTTAAGTCGTACAGCTCAGAGGTACGGTTGGTCTGTGGAAAGAGCTGGAGGCTGATACACAGCACCCGGGGTCACAGGAGGCTTCGCAGGGACTTGAGCTTCGCtagaaaagataaaaaacatcaaGAGATACGAAAGACTCACtacaagtaaaacaaataacaacaacGTCTTTATCCGACTGTAATCAAATTGTTTATGTGCATGGACTGAGTCATTTACCTGCCAGCAGTGAGCGCCTTCTGTGAAGACATGACGACTGTGGCGGGTACAGACTCTCTGCGTCCATCTCTGGTGTAGTAGTAGTTGCTGGCGTACTTGTGGCTCGGGCCTACTGGCAGTTTGGGTGGAAGTTGTGTCCTGTAGAAGAAGCATAAGCAAACAGAGTCAGTCTTTACTTAggcattttattgatttattccaGTTCCAGGACTGCTATTATCCATAAATGTGCACTGACATTTTCtttactgaaacacacaaagtgGGGCAATCATTCGTCAAAAACATCATTTTAGCAATGTGATGTTTTGCATTATGGTATATCcacttcttccatcactgtgAATACTTCAGTGTGTCACAGTATAATGGAGAATCCGAGTTCAAGTCTTACCTCTTTGCTATCTCCCCATATCGCAGCTGCAGTTTGGCTTGCAGATCGTGCTGAAAAAGAAACaccatttaaattaatttaaaactcGCACTGTCGTCAACATCATCTCCTCTTGCCTTTTCACATGCTACCATCTGACTAAATGTTAGTCAGATGGTAAAAAACTAATTTGACTGGTACAAAATTGAATTTGTCTTTGGATCAGGGTTAAGGGAAAAGCTGAAATTACTCTCCACTCCGTTTTGCTTCTTGCTCCAGATCAAAATCCACTATATTTATACACAAATCCAGACTAGTTGAAAAAGGATGACTCCAAAGActcaacaaaacacactgaCTGATAAAACCTTTATTCTAATAGCCACAAGAGTGACAGAAAGGGcaatttaacttattttttctcATACACACCACATTAGACCAGATCCAGATCAAAAACCACTGTTCTTACACTCCTAATTTTTTCCGTATATAGTCTAACCATAGTGGTTTTTAAACTGGACCTGGTCTAATGTGGTGTGTATAGAGAAATATCAGtgaaattgtcatttttttcagtccCATAAGCACATTAAAGGTTTCACAGATCTTACAGTGGGTTCAAACAGGGTTAATGCTTTTCGCTACTGTGTCTAACAGCGAACCAGCctttaaatatgaattatattgtccattatttttcctttaaccCCGAATTGGAAGCTATCTTCAGCGTCGTTGCACAAGTGGACGAAGAAGCTAAATTAGACATTACGAAACATCACCCGCAGATCAAGTTTGTGTAATACAGTCAGTACGTGCTCTTTACAGTTTTAAATTCGCCCTTTATTGTAATTTCTTACCCCTGATAGTAAATTGCGGATCCTCTGAATGATTTTAGTGGCCGTGGCCATTTTTGCTGTTGTGAAGGACACGGAGCAGCTTCTTCTGTAATGCGATGTAATGAGTTTCTGAGCTCTTCACCGACACCTGGTGGACTGGAAGGATAACGGCAGCTCTTTAGTGACACCTGGTGGAATGGAAGGAGAACAGCAGCTCTTTACGACACCTGGTGGACTGGAAGGAGAACTGCAGCCATTTAGTGACACCTGGTGGACTAGTAGGAGAACTGCAGCTCTTTAGTGACACCTGGTGGACTAGGAGAACTGCAACTCTTTAGTGATACCTGGTTGGCTGGAAGAGGAACTGCTGCTCTCCACTGATACCTAGcggggctgggtatcgtttaaaaaattacgACACCAGTACTAACCCAAGTCAATTTAAAGTGACACTGATAGCAATTGAGTACTTAATTCGAttcccatcatgtgaatagaagcattagattgcataaaatgccactaCTCCttcacatctaaatgatttgatttataCACAAATGCatctctgggtgcaaaaaggatcgattgcaggcatcgtttgacaggagacgttttgatactacttggtattgatttattatggtcgatacctttaaggtattgagtaccgatactTAGCCCCACTGACACCTGGCGTACTACAAGGAGATCTTCTGCATTACAGATGGATGTATTTTATCCTTCTTTATGCCAAAAACTATACCAGCTATACagttgtataaaaataaaaaaattgtaaataaaactaaatcaatCACCAGGAATTTTGACATGGCATTTACTTTTAAGGCAAATTTAGTTGGTGTTACATGAAAGCAAAAATAGGCTGCATATCTGAATCGAACACTTGTTCAAAACTATTTAAACCTGCATATAACCAATTTTTCCATGTCAGAAATGTGTAATAACACTGTATGCTTTGTTAAACAATCATAAACTACATGAAACTCAAACACCAAGATGAGTCAAAGAGAAATACAAATTTTATTTGTTGCACAAGAAAACACAGTACAGGGCGACAACGCCGGTATACCATGCAATCAAGTATTACAGATGTGTGCTTGTCTCATGCAGCATGCACTGAACAGAAGAGTCCACTGGA
The Scomber scombrus chromosome 8, fScoSco1.1, whole genome shotgun sequence DNA segment above includes these coding regions:
- the ndufa7 gene encoding NADH dehydrogenase [ubiquinone] 1 alpha subcomplex subunit 7; amino-acid sequence: MATATKIIQRIRNLLSGHDLQAKLQLRYGEIAKRTQLPPKLPVGPSHKYASNYYYTRDGRRESVPATVVMSSQKALTAGSEAQVPAKPPVTPGAVYQPPALSTDQPYL